AAATTTTTTCCTGTTCGACTACTTCTTTGAGTTGATGACCGGCTATCGCATACTGTTTCATTTTTACTTTTTTAGCTATTAGAAGATCTTTTTTATAATGATACTCGGCTGTCTCTGCCTCTATGAAGCGTAAAAGTTGCATAGGACGCCATTCCAACCTACTTTCTGGAGACCAGGAAAAGGAAAGAGAAGGAGCATGAGCGGAACGTAGACGTAATTGCCCATCAGGTTGCAAAATAGCTTCCCGCCCATCAGGAAGAAGGTAATAAAGCTCTTCTTGCATCAAGCATTTAACATTTTGCATATGTTCTACTACCTGTGGATGAAGATCTTGCTGCTTTAAAAGCAGCTGAGCAGCATCTGCTATTAAACGCATGTGCAAACGCTCACCTCTTTTATAAAAATAGATATCCTTTTGTACACCTTCTCTTTCCTGGCGTGCTGTATAAGAATTTAGCTGCATGGCAGACTTAGAAGATTGAGAGGCGGCAATCAGCTGACGATATTCTAGCTCGTCTTTTTCATTCACATGCCCTATTTGCCAAGCTATTCCGCTTAATAAGGCTACCATAAGCAAAATGATCAGCGCAAAGTGAGGAGAAAGCAAAGAGACACGCTGACATTTAGGTGAGAATGCAAGAGGAGAAAAAAAATGTTTTTTGACCATCGACTTAAGTTTCTTTAATTGATATAAGCTTTAAAAGCTTTTTTTAGCATGCTTAAGAAATAAGAGTTAGGAGCTCTGGATCAAATCATATAATTTTTCTAGTATAGTTAGCAAAGCAGGTAAATCTTTAAAATCTAAAACAGAAGAAGCATCACTTTTTGCCTTCACGGGATGAGGATGCGATTCCATAAACAAGCAATTAGCACCTGCACTGATAGCGGCTTTGGCTAAGATAGGAATAAACTCTCTTTGTCCCCCTGATTGATTTCCTAACCCTCCAGGCAATTGTACTGCATGGGTAGCGTCAAAGCACACGGGCACGCCAAATCCCTGCATGATAGGGATCGCTCGCATATCACAGACTAGATTGTTATAGCCAAATGTAGCTCCGCGCTCAGTTAAGATAATGTTTTCATTGCCAGCCGCACGGAATTTCTCTACCACATTAAGCATATCCCAAGGAGCCATAAACTGCCCTTTTTTTACAGTAACAGGAATTCCTGTTTGGGCAGCTGCGTTAATAAGATCGGTTTGCCTACATAAAAAAGCAGGAATCTGAATTAGATCACACACTTGACCTGCTGCCTTTGCTTCTTGGGGCGAATGCACATCGGTCACAATGGGTAAATCGAGTTCTTTTTTCACTTTTTCTAAAATGCGTAAACCTTCTTCCAATCCGGGTCCGCGAAAAGATTGGTAAGAAGAGCGGTTGGCCTTATCATAGCTAGACTTATAAATAAGATTAATATTGTGCTTAGATAATAAGTTTTTAAGCGCTTCTGCCGTTGCTAAGCAATGTTCTTCACTTTCGATGACGCAAGGGCCTGACAAAATAGCTAAGGGTTGCCCTTT
This sequence is a window from Neochlamydia sp. AcF84. Protein-coding genes within it:
- the kdsA gene encoding 3-deoxy-8-phosphooctulonate synthase, which encodes MQTVPFKKFSIGKGQPLAILSGPCVIESEEHCLATAEALKNLLSKHNINLIYKSSYDKANRSSYQSFRGPGLEEGLRILEKVKKELDLPIVTDVHSPQEAKAAGQVCDLIQIPAFLCRQTDLINAAAQTGIPVTVKKGQFMAPWDMLNVVEKFRAAGNENIILTERGATFGYNNLVCDMRAIPIMQGFGVPVCFDATHAVQLPGGLGNQSGGQREFIPILAKAAISAGANCLFMESHPHPVKAKSDASSVLDFKDLPALLTILEKLYDLIQSS